TCTCAATACTTCCTGATATTCCATAAAGAAGTCCAAGGTTTATGGCAGAAGATGTATCTTTCCCAATACTTCTACATTTTTTTTCTTCTATTTCCTTTATTAAAGCAGTATTTTTTAAAGAATTAATCCACAATTCAGGACCTGGTAATATAAAACCACCTATAAAGAATTTATTTTTATCAACAACATCAATTGTTAAACCAGTTCCGATATCAATAACTATAACAGGCCAACCAAAAATTTCAGAAGCACCTTTACAGTTAACAATTCTATCAATACCTATTTTTTCAGGATTTTTTATTTTAAGTTTCATACCGCAGATTTTATAATTCAAAAACAATGGTTCAATTTTAAAAATTTTTTTAACCTCTTTTTCAACTAAAAAATTCAAATCAGGGAAAACAGATGAAATACCACATTTTTTTATTTTAAAATTTTTCCAATCTTCTGGAAAGGATATTTTTCCAAATTCAGAATTCAAACAGGAAAAAAATCTGTAAATTCTTTTTCCTTTAAATACACCTGCTTTTATTCTTTTATTTCCAATATCAATTGTAAGGTTCATTTTCTTTAAATAAAATCTAAACCAAAAACATAAAATTTTCAAGTTTTAATTTCCTCTTGACAAAAATAAAAAGATGTGTATAAATAAAAATTGAATATGTTAAACTTGACAAATTTGAAAATTTGAGTATAAAATAAACTTGACAGATTGAAAATTTAAAGGTATAATAAACAAAGAGTTTATGCTACTTCTTCCTGACTTTAAAAATGCCGGAAAGGAGGTGAAGAAAAAACAAAAAGGCAGAAAGTCAGAAAAAGAAGAAGAGCATAAACAAAGGAAAAGAGATTTGTCCCGAAAAGGATAAGTTATAGATAACAAAAGGAGGAAGTAAAAATGAGAAGTAGAATATTAAAAATCTTGATAGCGGTTTTTGCAGTTGCTTTAATTGCACCTGCATTTTCCGCTGTTGAGAATGTAAAAGTTGGTGGAGATATTGCTGTTTATGGAATATTAAGAGGTGATTTTGACGCATGGGATACTGAAAAAATTCATGCTTTCCAGACAGCAGCAAGAGTTTATGTTTCAGTAGACCTTACTGATAATGTATCTACAATGATTAGAGTGATTAATGAAAATGTATGGGGAAATGTAGATTGGGAATACGGAAACTTTGAAGGAATTCTTCTTGACCTTGCTTACATTAAAGTTTCAGACCTTCTTACACCAGGACTTTCTCTTACAGTTGGAAGACAGGAAATTCAACTGGGAGAAGGACTTGTTGTAGGAAGTCGTTTTAGAGCAGATATGTATCCAGATGTTGGACACCTTGCAGCAGTTGACCTTGGACTCAGAAAAGCATTTGATGCTATCAGATTGGACTATGCTGCAAGTGCTATGCCTTTAAACATAACTGCTTTCATGAGCAAAATAGATGAAGAATATTATGATGATACAGAGGATACAGACCTTTATGGCTTGAATCTTGGATTTAAACTTGCTGAGGTTGCTAATTTTGATGTTTACTATGTAAAAGAAATGATTAGAGAAGACAATATGTCACTTGATACAGTTGGTGTAAGAGCAGTTGTAGGAATTCCAGCGGTTGAAGGACTTTCAATGAAAGCAGAATTTGCAAAACAGTTTGGAGATGATGATGTAGTAGATTTCAGTGGTTGGGCTTTACTTGCTGGATTTGAATACAAAATGGCAACTGCCATGGAACCAACAATTAAGTTAAACTATGCAAGATATTCAGCAGACGATGAAGATACAGACAATGAAGATGAAGGATGGCGACTTGTATTTCCATCAAACACTGGTTCAAGAATTGGTCCAATCCTTTATGCTTATGATACTTTCAATGGATTTGACTATGTAGAAAGCGGAAATGCTCAGTTCATCAATTTAGGAATTTCTTTTAAACCTGCAGAAAAAGTAAAAATTTCAATTGATGCATACTGGGATAGGTTTATACAACCAGTTGCAGGAACAAAAGATATCGGATTTGAAGTTGACCTTGGAATTGAATGGGCAATTTCAGAAGACCTTACATTTGGTATCTGCGGTGGAAAACTTTTTGGTGGAGATTTATTTGAAAATGCAGACCTTGCAGACCCATGGCAGATTATTGCTTCTATGAAAGTTGCTTTCTAATTGATACAGAAATCAAACCCCGGCTATCTTTTTGGTAGCCGGGGTTTTTTATTTTATCCTTCTTTAATTTTGTTTTTTTATCCCTCACATTTTTTAGTAAATAGACCTTTATTAAAAAATTTCATATGGTAAAATAAATAAGAAAAAGGGATAAATATGATACAGGATGAAGAACTTAAAAAAAGATTAAAAAAGATTATTCTGGAAAAAGGGGTTTTTTTTAAAGAAGTTGTTCTTTCAAGTGGAAAAAAGAGCAATTTTTATATTGACTGTAGAGTAATAACCCTATCTCCTGAAGGAATTTATCTTGTAAGTAAAATTATTTTTGAAATAATAAAAAATGAAGATATAGATGCAATAGGAGGACTTACTCTTGGAGCAGACCCTATAGTAAGTGGAGTTTCTTTAATCAGTTTTATTGAAAAAAAACCAGTAAATGCCTTTATAGTAAGAAATATTCAGAAAGAGCATGGAATGGGAAAACTTATTGAAGGGAATATTGAAAAAGGATGGAATGTTGCAATTGTTGATGATGTCGCAACAACAGGTTCTTCAATTATAAAAGCAATTAGTACAGTTGAAAATTTTGGAGCAAAGGTAAAGAAGGTTATATGCATAGTTGACAGAGAAGAAGGAGCAAAAGAAATAATTGCAAAAAAAGGATACAAACTTGAACCTATTTTTACGAGGTCTGAACTCGTACAAATTGGATGAAATAATAAGAAAGGCACTGGAAGAAGATATAGGAAATGGAGATATAACTACGAATGGGATTTTTGATGAAAATTTTTTTATCTCTGCTGATTTAGTATGTAAAAGTAAAGGATTATTATGTGGCATTGAGGTCTTCAAGAGAGTTTTTTTATTCCTTTCTCCTGATTTCAAATTCAATTTTAAATATAACGATGGAGATTATATTAGTAAAAAAACAAAAATTGGTGAAGTTATTGGACCTGTGAAGGAATTGTTAAAAGGAGAAAGAACTGCATTAAATTTCTTACAGTTATTATCAGGAATTGCAACAGAAACAAGAAAACTTGTTGAAAAGACAGAAGGAAAATTCAAAATATATGATACAAGAAAAACACATCCGAATTTAAGATTTCTTGAAAAATATGCTGTAAAAATGGGAGGTGGAGAAAATCATAGAGAAGGTCTTTATGATATGATTTTAATAAAGGACAATCATATAAAAGCATTAATGGAAAAAGAAAAAATTGATAAAATTTCAGCAATAAAAAAAGCAATTCAGAAAGCAAAAGAGTATACAAAAGGGAAATATAAGATTGAAATTGAGGTTGAAAATTATGATGAGGCGGTATGTGCATATTCAGAAGGAGTTGACATTATTATGTTTGACAATTCTGATATAGATGATGTAAGAAAATTCTGTGAGTTTAAAAAAGGGAAAAAAGATTGTGAAATTGAAGTTAGTGGAAATATTGATTTAAAAAAGATAGAAATATTGAAAAAATTAAATATTGATAGGGTCTCTATTGGGTATATCACACATTCTCCAGAAGCAGTTGATTTTTCATTAAAAATTAAAAAGGCGATATAAAAATTTTCAAAAATTTTTCTTAAAGAAAGAATAATATGCTTTCTAATATGGAAAGTACAGAAGAAATAAAAAAATGGAATACTTTGATACTCACTGCCATCTTGACTTTGAACAGTTTGATAATGATAGAAAAGAGGTTATTGAAAGAGCGAAAAATCAGAATGTTGAATATATTTTAAATGTTGGAACAGGTATTGAAAGCAGTAAAAAAGTTATAGAGATTGCTGAAAAATATGATTTTATTTTTGCATCTGTTGGAATTCATCCTCTTGATATTTCAGATTATGACATTGAGGATTTAAAAGAAATTGAAAAACTTGCAAAAAGAGAAAAAGTAATTGCAGTTGGAGAGACAGGTCTTGACTATTATTACTCAAAAGAAAATAAAGAAAAACAGAAAGATTTTTTTAGAGCACAGATTGAAATTGCAGGCAAATATAACCTTCCTTTAATAATTCATCAGAGAGAAAGTAAAAATGAACTTATAGAAATGATTGAAAAAGTAAAAATTCCTGAAAAAGT
This DNA window, taken from bacterium, encodes the following:
- a CDS encoding type III pantothenate kinase, whose translation is MNLTIDIGNKRIKAGVFKGKRIYRFFSCLNSEFGKISFPEDWKNFKIKKCGISSVFPDLNFLVEKEVKKIFKIEPLFLNYKICGMKLKIKNPEKIGIDRIVNCKGASEIFGWPVIVIDIGTGLTIDVVDKNKFFIGGFILPGPELWINSLKNTALIKEIEEKKCRSIGKDTSSAINLGLLYGISGSIEKIVSKIKKDFETSNVVLTGGWSEKIYRLLSFEKKLRKYLTLEGINIILDEYGN
- a CDS encoding alginate export family protein, whose product is MRSRILKILIAVFAVALIAPAFSAVENVKVGGDIAVYGILRGDFDAWDTEKIHAFQTAARVYVSVDLTDNVSTMIRVINENVWGNVDWEYGNFEGILLDLAYIKVSDLLTPGLSLTVGRQEIQLGEGLVVGSRFRADMYPDVGHLAAVDLGLRKAFDAIRLDYAASAMPLNITAFMSKIDEEYYDDTEDTDLYGLNLGFKLAEVANFDVYYVKEMIREDNMSLDTVGVRAVVGIPAVEGLSMKAEFAKQFGDDDVVDFSGWALLAGFEYKMATAMEPTIKLNYARYSADDEDTDNEDEGWRLVFPSNTGSRIGPILYAYDTFNGFDYVESGNAQFINLGISFKPAEKVKISIDAYWDRFIQPVAGTKDIGFEVDLGIEWAISEDLTFGICGGKLFGGDLFENADLADPWQIIASMKVAF
- the pyrE gene encoding orotate phosphoribosyltransferase, with the translated sequence MIQDEELKKRLKKIILEKGVFFKEVVLSSGKKSNFYIDCRVITLSPEGIYLVSKIIFEIIKNEDIDAIGGLTLGADPIVSGVSLISFIEKKPVNAFIVRNIQKEHGMGKLIEGNIEKGWNVAIVDDVATTGSSIIKAISTVENFGAKVKKVICIVDREEGAKEIIAKKGYKLEPIFTRSELVQIG
- the nadC gene encoding carboxylating nicotinate-nucleotide diphosphorylase, producing the protein MDEIIRKALEEDIGNGDITTNGIFDENFFISADLVCKSKGLLCGIEVFKRVFLFLSPDFKFNFKYNDGDYISKKTKIGEVIGPVKELLKGERTALNFLQLLSGIATETRKLVEKTEGKFKIYDTRKTHPNLRFLEKYAVKMGGGENHREGLYDMILIKDNHIKALMEKEKIDKISAIKKAIQKAKEYTKGKYKIEIEVENYDEAVCAYSEGVDIIMFDNSDIDDVRKFCEFKKGKKDCEIEVSGNIDLKKIEILKKLNIDRVSIGYITHSPEAVDFSLKIKKAI
- a CDS encoding TatD family hydrolase: MEYFDTHCHLDFEQFDNDRKEVIERAKNQNVEYILNVGTGIESSKKVIEIAEKYDFIFASVGIHPLDISDYDIEDLKEIEKLAKREKVIAVGETGLDYYYSKENKEKQKDFFRAQIEIAGKYNLPLIIHQRESKNELIEMIEKVKIPEKVVFHCFGGDNELAEYCKKRGFFISFTGILTFKNAKNVKEVAKIYPVEKIMVETDAPFLAPQIFRGKRNEPFMVKYIVKELADLKGENEGKIADIIFENSLNFFLKI